A single window of Methanobrevibacter sp. TMH8 DNA harbors:
- a CDS encoding U32 family peptidase, whose product MKLPELLAPVGSMEHLKLAIFSGASSVYLSYKKFGARKFAKNFSLSQIKEAVDFAHLYNVKVYLTVNILIKDSELYDVAKFILELYKMGVDGILIQDIGLLKIIKEITPKLNIHASTQMNIQNIEGIQWAKNQGISRIVLPRELTYLEVKEMVDFAHSIGIETEIFTHGALCYSYSGRCLFSSLIGGRSGNRGTCAQPCRQKYQLATEDNNGNKILIPNYKNEDFLLSPKDLSLFEDLYKLAELGIDSIKIEGRMRNEEYIATVVNQYRKSLNKLKGQLKSPKNSKIINRNKNNSKNKKNHYNNYNNPNNNNNNNNNFKYVNYNKNNYNYYNEDLKLVYNRGFTSGHFLTRNTDNIMSRKKPGHVGLFIGEIDNFVNETNEIKILLDSHLKTIPEKGDGLLIESTNDSYGFEISNDIIFNKINFDNNKNHNKDYNNKDYNSKDYKKKNRKERNLKERHNNKNYKKNDKNIISIKLVRENKKINIDINKGDKVFLTKRRKISGSVKSILNNADNQSFRKSVISLEFSINSSKDKNIDKIPTLKAVIKLANGKILTFSQKGKKQWEIAKNKPISSKQIRNQLLKTDNLPIYIEDIKVNYSGNLFAPLSQINEFRRNFFNNLKNIIIESYKPTDRDINPDIGSIINNKFHNGNTNNNDNNNQQHHCVYNDTKNQSKTGFSLSLYVNDLELLKNINSRDLDKIIDIEDIKYNGNINNNINNNNNNNNNFQLSRVYLEVPLNNINNINNINNFGGIKSIDISYYVNFLKEAISISKNKDYELVWKWPDIVHKDAKENLIKIIAILKKFDLKISIMTGLLGLNKYLKDNYEVNVYGSYPLNVFNSETVFNLKNFDLLTLSPELSKENLKYFMSNYFNKINSIDKAEQYEFPILEVLIKGNVESLVTRKPIISKKHKKILNKFINKNNIADDSDIYLYDFRDNYYPIKSVEGGNLILNSDEINLKDDIPYLTSLNIVNFAIDLRWKFKNHNFDDI is encoded by the coding sequence ATGAAATTACCAGAATTATTAGCTCCTGTGGGGTCTATGGAACATTTAAAATTAGCTATTTTTTCAGGAGCTAGCTCTGTATATTTATCTTATAAAAAATTTGGGGCTCGAAAATTTGCAAAAAATTTTTCATTATCTCAAATAAAGGAAGCTGTTGATTTTGCTCATCTTTACAATGTTAAAGTTTATTTAACTGTCAACATTTTAATAAAAGACTCTGAACTTTATGATGTAGCTAAATTTATCCTTGAACTGTATAAAATGGGTGTTGACGGGATATTAATTCAAGATATCGGGCTTTTAAAAATTATAAAAGAAATAACTCCTAAATTGAATATTCATGCTTCTACACAGATGAATATTCAAAACATTGAAGGTATCCAATGGGCTAAAAATCAGGGAATAAGTCGAATTGTTCTTCCAAGGGAACTCACATACTTAGAAGTTAAAGAAATGGTTGATTTTGCCCATTCAATTGGAATTGAAACTGAAATTTTTACTCATGGAGCTTTATGTTATTCTTATTCTGGACGATGTTTGTTTTCATCTCTTATTGGTGGTAGAAGTGGTAATAGGGGAACTTGTGCTCAACCTTGTCGTCAAAAATATCAATTAGCTACTGAAGATAATAATGGAAATAAAATACTTATTCCTAATTATAAAAATGAAGATTTTTTGCTTTCTCCAAAAGATCTTTCGTTATTTGAAGATCTTTATAAATTAGCTGAATTAGGGATAGATAGTATAAAAATTGAAGGTAGGATGAGAAATGAAGAATATATTGCAACAGTTGTAAATCAATATAGGAAATCTTTAAATAAATTGAAAGGTCAATTAAAATCTCCTAAAAACAGTAAAATCATTAATAGAAACAAGAATAATTCTAAAAATAAGAAAAATCATTATAATAATTATAATAATCCTAATAATAATAATAATAATAATAATAATTTTAAGTATGTTAATTATAATAAAAATAATTATAATTATTATAATGAAGATTTAAAACTTGTTTACAATAGAGGATTCACTTCAGGTCATTTTTTAACTAGAAATACTGATAATATTATGAGTAGAAAAAAACCTGGTCATGTTGGTCTTTTCATTGGTGAAATTGATAATTTTGTTAATGAAACAAATGAAATTAAAATTCTATTAGATTCACACCTTAAAACTATTCCTGAAAAGGGTGATGGTCTTTTAATAGAATCTACTAATGATAGCTATGGATTTGAAATTTCTAATGATATAATTTTTAATAAAATCAATTTTGATAATAATAAAAATCATAATAAAGATTATAATAATAAGGATTATAATAGTAAGGATTATAAAAAGAAAAATCGTAAAGAGAGAAATCTTAAAGAGAGACATAATAATAAAAACTATAAGAAAAATGATAAAAACATTATTTCAATTAAATTAGTAAGAGAAAATAAAAAAATTAATATAGATATAAATAAGGGAGATAAAGTCTTTTTAACTAAAAGAAGAAAAATAAGTGGATCTGTAAAATCTATATTAAATAATGCTGACAATCAAAGTTTTAGAAAATCAGTTATCTCACTTGAATTTTCAATCAATTCTTCAAAAGATAAAAATATTGATAAAATTCCTACTTTAAAAGCTGTTATTAAATTAGCTAATGGGAAAATCTTAACATTCTCTCAAAAAGGTAAAAAGCAATGGGAAATTGCTAAAAATAAACCTATATCTTCAAAACAAATTAGGAATCAACTTCTTAAAACTGATAATCTTCCGATATATATTGAAGATATTAAAGTAAATTATTCTGGAAATTTATTTGCACCTTTAAGTCAAATTAATGAATTCAGAAGAAATTTTTTTAATAATTTAAAAAATATCATAATTGAAAGTTATAAACCTACAGATAGGGATATTAATCCAGATATTGGAAGTATTATTAATAATAAATTTCATAATGGCAATACTAATAATAATGATAATAATAATCAACAGCATCATTGTGTATATAATGATACTAAAAATCAATCTAAAACTGGATTTTCATTATCATTATATGTAAATGATTTAGAATTGCTAAAAAATATTAATAGTCGTGATTTGGATAAAATAATTGATATTGAAGATATTAAATATAATGGAAATATCAATAATAATATCAATAATAATAATAATAATAATAATAATTTTCAGTTATCTAGGGTTTATTTAGAAGTTCCTTTAAACAATATTAATAATATAAATAATATTAATAATTTTGGAGGAATAAAATCAATAGATATTAGCTATTATGTAAATTTCTTAAAAGAGGCAATATCTATATCTAAAAATAAAGATTATGAATTAGTATGGAAATGGCCAGATATTGTCCATAAAGATGCAAAAGAAAATTTAATCAAGATAATTGCAATATTAAAAAAATTTGATTTGAAAATTAGTATAATGACTGGACTTTTAGGATTAAATAAATATTTAAAAGATAATTATGAGGTTAATGTTTATGGGTCTTATCCATTAAATGTTTTTAATTCAGAAACTGTTTTTAATTTAAAAAATTTTGATTTGTTAACACTATCTCCTGAATTATCAAAAGAAAATTTGAAATACTTCATGTCAAATTATTTTAATAAAATTAATAGTATTGATAAAGCAGAACAATATGAATTTCCTATACTAGAAGTTTTAATTAAAGGAAATGTGGAATCTTTAGTAACTAGAAAGCCAATCATCTCAAAAAAACATAAAAAAATTCTAAATAAATTTATCAATAAAAATAACATTGCTGATGATTCTGATATTTATCTATATGATTTTAGAGATAATTATTATCCTATAAAGTCTGTTGAAGGGGGAAATTTGATTCTTAATTCTGATGAAATCAATTTAAAGGATGACATTCCTTATTTAACATCATTAAATATTGTTAATTTTGCAATTGACCTTCGATGGAAATTTAAAAACCATAATTTTGATGATATCTAA
- a CDS encoding endonuclease MutS2, producing the protein MDLHDVSGIGDKLSEKILKAVGGKEELERIVDDLDLESLIAIDGISQRKAIEIMNQLLGNTKQDFIKSERAQQLYEEIIQKIVDYSNTKYAENRILLLAPSKDKNSIEKQVNFVMEAKNKVSKLPIIKLRGLMKNLHLPLKNKPEYDPSKAILVESDEDNDYLMELGLNQYYPIINASSAMFEEEVRSYELIYYVYTEGFIDVSEMNNSIMINKDAPEHEIVPEIILDYFNKNADLFKRVAEIRKILNKDTILDDITPILDEVNSLKKRNVDIEKVVNNVKSSLDEEIKVAIKEIDLEGDEVLDLLNNAMPPKIEKIFDEIITKGKATIKEEAGVDFDPFLRQYPLEIDETELERIKLMESSQKENDLFDKKITASNYLDSIKLKAIEEVQETLEFDYEFTLGSFAYEYDLIAPKIGDNFKLKGALHLELGLEKGDDIQRVDYDLTYPDNVALLTGANSGGKTTLLETISQISIMAQMGLPVCTREAEVKLLDEIYHFSKKRSLDAGAFESFLNVFMPIVTTDTEKLVLLDELEGITELDAAVKIISSFIEMIKESNSYAIIVTHMAKELMAYADVRVDGIEAKGLDKNYNLIVDRTPKMNCLARSTPEFILKRIYENSEGRLKEVYGEILKKFE; encoded by the coding sequence ATGGATTTACATGATGTTAGTGGAATAGGGGATAAACTATCTGAAAAGATACTTAAGGCTGTTGGTGGAAAAGAAGAATTGGAACGAATTGTTGATGATCTTGATTTAGAAAGTTTAATAGCTATTGATGGAATAAGTCAAAGAAAAGCTATTGAAATTATGAATCAACTTTTAGGAAATACTAAACAAGATTTTATTAAAAGTGAACGTGCTCAACAATTATATGAAGAGATTATTCAAAAGATTGTAGATTACTCTAACACAAAGTATGCTGAAAATAGAATACTCCTCCTTGCTCCTTCTAAAGATAAAAATTCTATTGAAAAACAAGTTAATTTTGTTATGGAAGCTAAAAATAAGGTTTCTAAATTGCCTATAATTAAACTACGTGGGTTAATGAAAAATTTACATTTACCATTAAAAAATAAACCTGAATATGACCCTAGTAAAGCTATTCTTGTTGAAAGTGATGAAGATAACGATTATTTGATGGAATTAGGGCTGAACCAATATTATCCTATAATCAATGCATCATCAGCTATGTTTGAAGAAGAAGTTCGTAGCTATGAGCTAATTTATTATGTATATACTGAAGGATTTATTGATGTTAGTGAAATGAATAATTCCATAATGATTAACAAAGATGCTCCTGAACATGAAATTGTTCCTGAAATTATATTAGATTATTTTAATAAGAACGCAGATTTGTTTAAAAGGGTAGCTGAAATTAGAAAAATTCTAAATAAAGATACTATCTTAGATGATATCACTCCTATTCTTGATGAGGTTAATTCTCTTAAAAAACGAAATGTTGATATTGAAAAAGTTGTTAATAATGTTAAATCATCTTTAGATGAAGAGATTAAGGTTGCTATTAAAGAAATTGATTTAGAAGGGGATGAAGTTCTTGATCTTTTAAACAATGCAATGCCTCCTAAAATTGAGAAAATCTTTGATGAAATTATTACTAAAGGTAAGGCAACTATTAAGGAAGAGGCAGGTGTAGACTTTGATCCTTTTTTAAGACAATATCCTCTTGAAATCGATGAAACTGAACTTGAAAGAATTAAATTAATGGAGAGCTCACAAAAAGAGAATGATTTATTTGATAAAAAGATTACTGCATCTAACTATTTAGATAGTATAAAATTAAAAGCTATTGAAGAAGTTCAGGAAACTCTTGAGTTTGATTATGAATTTACTTTAGGTAGTTTTGCATATGAATATGACTTGATAGCTCCAAAAATTGGGGATAATTTTAAACTTAAAGGTGCTCTTCATCTAGAACTTGGTCTTGAAAAAGGAGATGATATTCAAAGAGTCGATTATGATTTAACTTATCCTGATAATGTTGCTCTTCTAACTGGTGCTAATAGTGGTGGAAAAACAACACTTTTAGAAACTATATCCCAAATTTCAATCATGGCTCAAATGGGGCTTCCAGTTTGTACAAGAGAAGCTGAAGTTAAGTTACTCGATGAAATATATCATTTTTCCAAAAAGAGATCTCTTGATGCTGGAGCATTTGAATCTTTTTTAAATGTTTTTATGCCGATTGTCACAACAGACACTGAAAAATTAGTATTATTAGATGAACTTGAAGGCATAACAGAGCTTGATGCAGCTGTTAAGATTATTTCTAGTTTCATTGAAATGATTAAAGAGTCTAATTCATATGCGATTATAGTAACTCACATGGCTAAAGAGTTAATGGCTTATGCAGATGTTAGGGTT